Within Candidatus Eisenbacteria bacterium, the genomic segment ACCACCACGCCGAAGAAGCCCAATTCGGCGCTGCGCAAGGTGGCGCGCGTGCGGCTCACGAACGGCATCGAAGTCACCTGCTACATCCCGGGCGAGGGGCACAACCTGCAGGAGCACTCGATCGTGCTGATTCGCGGCGGTCGTGTGAAGGATCTGCCGGGCGTGCGCTATCACATCGTCCGCGGAACGCTCGACGCCAGTGGCGTCACCGGGCGTAAGCAGAGTCGCTCCAAGTACGGCACGAAGTCGAAGTAGGGCAGAGCACGGCGAATCC encodes:
- the rpsL gene encoding 30S ribosomal protein S12, with amino-acid sequence MPTLSQLVRHGRRPQKSKTGAPALKGCPQKRGVCTRVYTTTPKKPNSALRKVARVRLTNGIEVTCYIPGEGHNLQEHSIVLIRGGRVKDLPGVRYHIVRGTLDASGVTGRKQSRSKYGTKSK